A window from Methanocalculus alkaliphilus encodes these proteins:
- a CDS encoding PAS domain S-box protein, with product MISPGDERSAISLLYVDDEPALLEIGKLFLERTGDITVITAESAEEAMDLRKNHHFDVIVSDYQMPRMDGIAFLKHLRTAGDMTPFIIFTGRGREDVVIEALNNGADFYLQKGGNPRAQFAELINKIRYAFRRRGAERALVESEFRYRNVVLAQTELICRFRPDGEVIFVNEVYSRAFGMTVDELIGSRFKPVIHPDDHKEVAALYASLTPDHPSGIIEERIIMPDGRITWQRWSTTAIFDENGECQEYQSVGRDITELKDREAELEEKNTALHISYERLAAAEEELRQQLDEITSIQKELADTERRYQTIFEYTHAATIIINPDTTIALANDAFERVSGHTKDAVKGKSWTLFVSQSDRERMMEYHHQRRGRSGDPPRSYEFTFVDRYGNMHPCLITVGMIPESGHSVASIYDITDRKKAEEALLESETQLRVITENMTETITITDLSFQFTYVSPSIVTLRGFTVEEAMAQPLEQILTPESLRFALSTFEDAMGQERSGKPIESISLDLEEYHKDGSIIWVNNTLTFLRDTEGKPTAILIVARDVTEKKRAEETLRKSEELYSGLFDTIASGVAIYEVGNEGSSGHDYIIKDFNRMALEIEGKQKEDVVGKSLRDLRPTIDEYGLIPVFQRVWKTGVPEYFPQAIYIDDRYESWYENRVFRLGSGEVVAVYNDITEQMRAELEAEKSTKYLEAMLDGIPDIVGIQRPDHTIIRYNKAGYEILGLRPEDADGRRCYEILGRREACPDCATSLAVQSKRRETIERYCPELGRYIECTSSPILNDDGEVELIIERLHDITERIAAEQALRESEEKYRLIAENTADNIWIYGMDFKLRYISPSVLRMKGVTVEESLAQQVQDMMTPESYASLLKRFEEEMAREATGTEDPERTVFFETEEYCRDGRTILVENVARLLRDKKGEPVGILGISRDITDRKATESALKQSEAEKTAILNSMPVMLAYLDREMKVLYANKASADSIESLPDDLIGRHCFEIWHGKTEPCEGCPLVRSLESDRIEEGEVTIPDGRVFHLRGCPVYDETGEITGLIEFGMDITGRKTAEDAIHIANKKLQILSSITRHDILNQIMALQGFLVFAEEMSADPEQAGYLSEVKKAAKAIERQIEFTRNYEELGVKKPAWSAISTMIEGISDTRFPIHHVCNGYEVLADPMIEKVFTNLMDNTIRHAEGATAVEIRCEVRDGDLIIIWEDDGSGVPDDQKERIFGRGFGKNTGFGLFLSREILAITGIAISETGVYGEGARFEILVPEGAWRGLIATGDK from the coding sequence ATGATATCTCCCGGTGATGAGCGATCAGCAATCTCACTCCTGTATGTCGATGACGAACCTGCTCTCCTTGAGATAGGAAAGCTGTTTCTGGAGAGGACAGGAGATATCACCGTTATAACCGCAGAAAGTGCAGAGGAGGCGATGGACCTCCGGAAAAATCATCATTTCGATGTAATCGTCTCCGATTACCAGATGCCGAGGATGGATGGGATCGCCTTTCTGAAGCATCTCCGAACGGCAGGCGATATGACACCGTTTATCATCTTCACTGGCAGAGGGCGGGAAGACGTTGTGATCGAGGCGCTGAACAATGGTGCCGACTTCTACCTTCAGAAAGGCGGGAATCCAAGGGCACAGTTTGCAGAACTGATCAACAAGATCAGGTATGCATTCCGTCGGAGAGGGGCTGAGAGGGCTCTTGTGGAGAGCGAGTTCCGGTACCGCAATGTTGTTCTGGCTCAGACAGAGCTCATCTGCAGATTCCGTCCTGATGGAGAGGTCATCTTTGTCAATGAAGTATATAGCCGTGCCTTCGGGATGACGGTTGATGAGCTCATCGGAAGCAGGTTCAAACCTGTGATACATCCGGATGATCATAAAGAGGTTGCCGCTCTGTACGCATCCCTCACCCCGGATCATCCATCCGGTATCATCGAGGAGCGGATCATCATGCCGGACGGCAGGATCACCTGGCAGAGATGGAGTACAACAGCAATCTTCGATGAGAACGGAGAGTGCCAGGAATACCAGTCTGTCGGCCGTGATATCACCGAGCTGAAGGATCGTGAGGCGGAGCTTGAGGAGAAGAATACGGCACTCCACATATCATATGAGAGGCTCGCTGCAGCTGAGGAAGAGCTTCGTCAGCAGCTCGATGAGATCACGTCGATACAGAAGGAACTTGCAGATACAGAGAGACGGTATCAGACGATCTTCGAATATACCCATGCAGCAACCATCATTATCAACCCTGATACGACGATTGCTCTTGCCAACGATGCGTTCGAAAGAGTCTCGGGGCACACGAAAGATGCAGTGAAAGGAAAGAGCTGGACTCTTTTTGTCAGCCAGTCAGATCGAGAACGGATGATGGAATACCATCACCAGAGGAGGGGAAGAAGCGGAGATCCTCCACGAAGTTATGAGTTTACATTTGTTGATCGGTATGGCAATATGCACCCATGCCTCATCACCGTCGGGATGATTCCGGAGAGCGGGCATTCTGTCGCCTCAATCTATGATATCACCGACCGGAAGAAGGCAGAGGAGGCACTTTTGGAGAGTGAGACGCAGCTCCGCGTTATCACCGAAAATATGACCGAGACGATCACTATCACAGATCTCTCATTTCAATTCACCTATGTCAGTCCGTCAATTGTGACACTCCGCGGCTTCACCGTCGAAGAAGCAATGGCACAGCCCCTTGAACAGATACTGACACCTGAGTCACTCCGGTTCGCCCTCTCCACCTTTGAGGATGCGATGGGGCAGGAGCGGTCGGGGAAACCTATTGAGAGCATATCCCTTGATCTTGAGGAGTACCATAAAGATGGATCCATTATCTGGGTGAATAATACCCTTACGTTTCTTCGGGACACCGAAGGGAAGCCGACTGCAATCCTCATCGTCGCACGCGATGTGACCGAAAAGAAGAGGGCTGAAGAGACGCTTCGGAAGAGTGAAGAGCTCTACTCCGGCCTTTTTGATACGATAGCCAGCGGGGTTGCCATCTACGAGGTCGGAAATGAGGGATCATCCGGCCATGATTACATCATTAAGGACTTCAACAGGATGGCACTTGAGATCGAGGGGAAGCAAAAGGAGGATGTCGTTGGAAAGAGCCTCAGGGATCTCCGCCCCACCATCGATGAGTACGGTTTGATCCCGGTCTTTCAGCGGGTATGGAAGACCGGCGTTCCCGAATACTTCCCCCAGGCGATCTATATCGATGACAGGTACGAGAGCTGGTACGAGAACCGTGTCTTCAGGCTCGGAAGCGGGGAAGTGGTCGCGGTCTATAATGACATCACCGAACAGATGAGAGCAGAGCTTGAGGCGGAAAAGAGTACGAAGTACCTTGAGGCGATGCTTGACGGCATCCCCGACATCGTCGGTATCCAGAGGCCTGATCATACCATCATCAGGTACAATAAAGCAGGGTATGAGATCCTCGGTCTTCGGCCCGAGGATGCGGATGGCAGGAGATGCTATGAGATCCTCGGGAGAAGAGAAGCCTGCCCTGATTGTGCAACGTCACTTGCGGTGCAGTCAAAGCGGCGTGAGACGATAGAGAGGTACTGCCCGGAACTGGGGAGATACATCGAGTGCACCAGCAGTCCGATCCTCAATGATGATGGAGAGGTTGAGCTGATCATCGAGCGGCTTCATGACATCACCGAACGAATAGCCGCTGAGCAGGCCCTCAGAGAGAGTGAGGAGAAGTACCGCCTGATCGCTGAGAATACCGCAGATAATATCTGGATCTATGGTATGGACTTTAAACTCCGGTACATCAGCCCCTCAGTCCTCAGGATGAAGGGTGTTACGGTAGAGGAGTCGCTGGCACAGCAGGTTCAGGATATGATGACCCCGGAATCATATGCGTCGCTTCTGAAACGATTTGAGGAGGAGATGGCACGTGAAGCCACCGGGACGGAGGATCCGGAGAGGACCGTATTCTTTGAGACCGAAGAGTACTGCAGGGACGGAAGAACGATACTGGTTGAGAATGTCGCACGCCTTCTTCGGGATAAGAAGGGGGAGCCGGTCGGGATCCTTGGAATATCACGCGATATCACCGATCGAAAAGCCACAGAATCTGCTCTCAAGCAATCCGAGGCCGAAAAGACGGCTATCCTCAACTCAATGCCGGTGATGCTTGCATATCTGGATAGGGAGATGAAGGTATTGTACGCGAACAAGGCATCAGCAGATTCCATCGAATCCCTTCCTGACGATCTCATCGGCCGCCACTGTTTTGAGATCTGGCATGGGAAGACAGAGCCCTGTGAGGGGTGCCCCCTGGTCCGATCCCTGGAAAGCGACAGGATCGAAGAGGGCGAGGTCACAATACCGGATGGAAGGGTCTTCCACCTCCGGGGATGTCCGGTCTATGACGAGACGGGAGAGATCACCGGACTCATCGAGTTTGGGATGGATATCACAGGGCGCAAGACTGCTGAAGATGCGATTCATATCGCCAATAAAAAGCTCCAGATTCTCTCAAGTATCACCCGGCATGACATCCTCAACCAGATCATGGCACTTCAGGGATTCCTTGTATTTGCAGAGGAGATGAGTGCTGACCCGGAGCAGGCAGGATATCTCAGCGAGGTGAAGAAGGCTGCAAAAGCAATCGAGCGGCAGATCGAGTTTACCCGAAACTATGAGGAACTGGGGGTAAAGAAGCCGGCATGGTCTGCCATCTCCACGATGATCGAGGGGATTAGCGATACACGCTTCCCGATACATCATGTGTGTAATGGGTATGAGGTCCTCGCCGACCCGATGATCGAGAAGGTCTTCACAAACCTGATGGACAACACCATCCGCCATGCAGAGGGGGCGACCGCTGTGGAGATCCGGTGCGAGGTCCGGGACGGGGATCTCATCATCATCTGGGAGGATGACGGATCTGGTGTTCCCGATGATCAGAAGGAGCGGATATTTGGCCGGGGTTTCGGGAAGAACACCGGGTTTGGCCTCTTCCTCTCCCGCGAGATCCTCGCCATCACCGGAATTGCCATCTCCGAGACCGGGGTGTATGGAGAAGGGGCACGGTTTGAGATTTTGGTGCCGGAAGGGGCATGGAGGGGATTAATAGCCACAGGAGACAAATAA
- a CDS encoding sensor histidine kinase, which yields MNIPISERLALGALISTTAICLALTILSLSSGFYIIFQNLYYIPITLACIFYLRRGLLFSLLLAALYLILLISYAGIGEIGHGMIRVLIFVFFALVITFLTEQWKGSEEMLAAKNRELDAANRILNERNDELEAAEAEMRAQFEEIYRMQGEIIEKNDYLDKLISYANAPIVVWDPGYTITRFNRAFERLSGIPMSEALTADLSILFPPEERDRAMELIHEATSGRTWEVIEIPIQTRNSDVRAVLWNSANITGNDGRTVIATIAQGQDITERKQAEEALRTANMKLQTLSSITRHDILNEIMVFQGFLSFASEMSVDPVQAGYLERLKRSADAIHRQIEFTRTYEELGVKRPEWLQISDLIREIGTTNLPIQSGCGEYQILADPMIEKVFTNLMDNTSRHAEGATGVTIHCEIREGNLIIIWEDDGPGIPDDQKERIFSRGVGKNTGFGLFLTREILAITGITIKETGIQGQGARFEMQVPKEAWRGDT from the coding sequence ATGAATATCCCCATCAGTGAGAGGCTTGCTCTTGGCGCATTGATCAGCACAACAGCAATCTGTCTTGCCTTAACGATACTCTCACTCTCCTCGGGGTTCTACATCATATTCCAGAACCTCTATTATATCCCGATCACCCTCGCCTGCATCTTTTACCTCCGGCGTGGACTCCTTTTTTCTCTCCTCCTTGCAGCCCTCTATCTCATCCTTCTCATCAGCTATGCCGGCATCGGGGAGATCGGCCATGGGATGATCAGGGTCCTCATCTTCGTCTTCTTCGCCCTTGTCATCACCTTCCTCACCGAACAGTGGAAGGGCTCTGAAGAGATGCTGGCGGCAAAGAACCGTGAACTGGATGCCGCAAACCGTATCCTCAACGAGCGCAATGATGAGCTGGAAGCGGCAGAAGCGGAGATGAGGGCACAGTTTGAGGAGATATACCGGATGCAGGGGGAGATCATCGAGAAGAACGACTACCTCGATAAACTCATCTCCTATGCCAATGCCCCGATCGTCGTCTGGGATCCCGGCTATACGATAACACGGTTCAACAGGGCATTTGAACGCCTCTCCGGGATCCCGATGAGTGAGGCACTCACCGCAGATCTCAGCATCCTCTTCCCGCCGGAAGAACGGGACCGGGCGATGGAGCTGATCCATGAGGCAACATCAGGACGAACATGGGAGGTGATCGAGATCCCGATCCAGACCCGGAACAGCGATGTCAGGGCTGTCCTCTGGAACTCGGCAAATATCACCGGTAATGATGGCAGGACCGTCATTGCGACGATCGCACAGGGCCAGGATATCACCGAGCGGAAGCAGGCAGAAGAAGCCCTCCGGACCGCAAATATGAAACTCCAGACACTCTCATCCATCACCCGCCATGATATTCTTAACGAGATCATGGTCTTTCAGGGGTTCCTGTCATTTGCCTCCGAGATGAGTGTCGATCCGGTTCAGGCAGGCTACCTCGAGAGGCTGAAGAGATCGGCAGATGCCATCCATCGGCAGATTGAGTTTACCCGGACCTATGAGGAGCTCGGTGTAAAGAGACCGGAATGGCTTCAGATCAGCGATCTCATCAGGGAGATTGGGACAACAAACCTCCCGATCCAGAGTGGGTGTGGAGAATACCAGATCCTCGCCGACCCGATGATCGAGAAGGTCTTTACAAATCTGATGGATAACACCAGCCGCCATGCGGAGGGGGCAACCGGTGTTACGATCCATTGTGAGATCCGCGAGGGCAATCTCATCATCATCTGGGAGGATGACGGACCCGGCATCCCTGATGATCAGAAGGAGCGGATATTCAGCCGTGGTGTCGGGAAGAACACCGGATTTGGCCTCTTCCTCACACGGGAGATCCTTGCCATCACCGGGATCACCATCAAAGAGACCGGAATCCAGGGGCAAGGGGCACGGTTTGAGATGCAGGTACCGAAAGAGGCGTGGAGAGGGGATACATAG